From a single Sander vitreus isolate 19-12246 chromosome 2, sanVit1, whole genome shotgun sequence genomic region:
- the npb gene encoding neuropeptide B: MERSVRFAVVCVGVSLLISCHPVEAWYKQSTGPSYYSVGRASGLLSGIRRSPYVRRSESEERLMDSGETAGNTVLQETNRQISILKNMAICVKDISPNLKSCELLRDGTGTFQCKADVFLTLDSLDCLSA; encoded by the exons ATGGAGAGGTCAGTAAGATTTGCCGTGGTGTGCGTCGGAGTGTCTCTGCTCATCTCCTGCCATCCAGTCGAAGCCTGGTACAAGCAGTCGACCGGGCCCAGTTACTATTCGGTGGGTCGTGCCTCCGGTTTGCTGTCCGGTATCAGGAGGTCGCCTTACGTCCGAAGGTCCGAGTCCGAAGAGAGGCTGATGGACAGTGGGGAGACAGCAGGTAACACCGTGCTTCAAGAGACTAACAGGCAGATCTCCATCCTCAAAAACATG GCCATCTGCGTGAAAGACATCTCTCCAAACCTGAAGAGCTGCGAGCTGCTGAGGGACGGGACGGGCACCTTCCAGTGCAAGGCGGACGTCTTCCTCACTCTGGACTCCCTGGACTGCCTGTCCGCGTGA